A genomic segment from Sparus aurata chromosome 20, fSpaAur1.1, whole genome shotgun sequence encodes:
- the LOC115571277 gene encoding myosin-binding protein C, fast-type-like isoform X21, with protein sequence MPEPVPAAKPEGEGTAVPQPEEDDELPADGESEADGDGTNPAEEEPASTELTGLFVEKPPASVVAVAGGDVTFVARVDSTTLTRKPTMKWLKGKWLDLGSKAGKHMQFKETYDRNTKIYTYEMKIIKVVAGDAGGYRCEVSAKDKCDSSTFEVSVEAAHQEEHTDILSAFKRADAGEDEGDLDFSALLKATKKKKKPVKEEPPIDVWELLKSAHPSDYEKIAFEYGITDLRGMLKRLKKMKTVEPKHSEAFLKRLDSCYSVEKGKKIVLRCEVVDPDVQVKWLKNGQEIKPSAKYVMESAGNVRTLTINKASLADDAAYECVVGDDKCFTEVFVKEPPVTITKLMDDYHVVVGEKVEFEIEVSEEGAHVMWFFEDVELHKEKDSKFRFKKDGKKHTLIIHEATLDDIGMYHAWTNGGHTKGELEVEEKQLEVLQDIADLTVRATDQAMFKCEVSDDKVTGKWYKDGVEVLPSERIKMTHIGRFHRLIIDNVKPEDAGDYTFVPDGYALSLSAKLNFLEIKIDYVPRQDPPKIHLDTTGNMVSQNTIIVVAGNKLRLDVEISGEPAPTCVWSKGDQAVESTEGRVRVESRKDLSCFVIESAEREDEGNYTICVTNPAGEDKAMLFVKIVDVPDPPENVKCTGVGEETATIVWDPPAFDGGAALKGYLMERKKKGSSRWTKLNFDVYESTTYEAKRMIEGVLYEMRVFAINSIGMSQPSISSKPFMPIAPTSEPTRLSVHDVTDSTCTLKWLAPERIGAGGLDGYVIEYCKEGDTEWVVANQELCERQGFVVRGLPVGEKINFRVVAVNIAGRSTPATMAQPVTIREIMEYPKIRLPRELRTKYIRKVGEKINLVVPFQGKPRPVATWYKDGQPIDPKMVNVRSSNVDSILFIRSAERDHSGKYELVLQIENMEDRATIDIRIIDKPGPPVNVRVTELWGFNAALEWEPPKDDGNCEISGYTIQKADMKTKEWFTVYEHNRRPNCTASDLIMGNEYMFRVYSENLCGLSEEPRFSKNTAVIAKTGLELKRNPYKEKDVSCSPKFTQPLVDRSVVAGYSTAISCAVRGFPRPKIVWMKNKMIIGEDPKYLMQNNQGVLTLNIRRPSTFDGGKYSCMAVNDLGKDEVECQLSVRVAVDPEKK encoded by the exons AGCCGGCGTCGACTGAGCTCACTGGGCTCTTCGTGGAGAAGCCACCAGCAAGTGTGGTCGCGGTTGCAG GAGGGGATGTGACTTTCGTAGCCAGGGTGGACTCGACAACCCTGACGAGAAAACCCACCATGAAATGGCTGAAGGGCAAGTGGCTGGACCTTGGTAGCAAGGCTGGGAAACATATGCAGTTCAAGGAAACATATGACAGAAACACTAAG ATCTATACTTATGAGATGAAGATCATCAAAGTGGTCGCTGGAGATGCTGGGGGCTACAGGTGTGAGGTGTCGGCAAAAGACAAGTGTGACAGCTCCACCTTTGAGGTGTCTGTTGAGG ctgcacatcaggagGAGCACACAGATATTTTGTCTGCCTTCAAGAGGGC GGATGCTGGAGAGGACGAGGGAGATCTGGATTTCAGTGCTCTGCTGAAAGCCACTAAAAA GAAGAAGAAGCCTGTAAAAGAGGAACCACCAATCGACGTGTGGGAATTGCTTAAGAGTGCCCATCCGAGCGATTATGAGAAAATCGCCTTTGAGTATGGCATCACTGACCTGAGGGGCATGCTGAAACGtctgaaaaagatgaaaaccGTTGAGCCCAAGCATAGCGAGG CTTTCCTGAAGAGGCTCGATTCTTGCTACTCTGTGGAAAAAGGCAAGAAGATTGTCCTGAGGTGTGAGGTGGTTGACCCTGACGTCCAGGTCAAATGGTTGAAGAACGGCCAGGAGATCAAACCCTCAGCCAA GTATGTCATGGAGTCAGCGGGGAATGTCAGAACACTCACCATCAACAAGGCGTCCCTGGCAGATGATGCTGCATATGAGTGCGTGGTTGGCGATGACAAGTGTTTCACAGAGGTGTTTGTCAAAG AGCCCCCTGTGACCATCACCAAGCTGATGGATGACTATCACGTGGTTGTTGGAGAGAAAGTGGAGTTTGAGATTGAGGTGTCAGAGGAGGGCGCCCACGTCATGTG GTTCTTTGAGGATGTAGAGCTGCACAAAGAAAAGGATTCCAAGTTTCGCTTCAAGAAGGACGGAAAGAAGCACACACTCATCATCCACGAGGCTACGCTGGACGACATTGGAATGTATCATGCTTGGACAAATGGGGGTCATACCAAGGGAGAGCTGGAGGTGGAAG aaaaacaactgGAGGTGTTGCAGGACATTGCTGATCTGACAGTCAGGGCCACAGACCAGGCAATGTTCAAATGTGAGGTGTCTGATGACAAGGTCACAGGAAAATGGTACAAAGATGGAGTGGAGGTCTTGCCCAGCGAGCGCATCAAAATGACTCACATCGGAAG atttcaTCGGCTGATTATTGATAATGTAAAGCCAGAGGATGCTGGAGACTACACGTTTGTTCCTGACGGATACGCTCTGTCACTTTCTGCCAAACTTAACTTTTTGG AAATCAAGATTGACTATGTGCCCAGACAAG ATCCTCCAAAGATCCACCTGGACACCACTGGAAACATGGTCTCCCAAAACACCATCATTGTGGTGGCGGGCAACAAGCTCCGTCTGGATGTGGAGATCTCAGGAGAGCCAGCACCCACTTGTGTTTGGTCAAAAGGAGATCAG GCAGTTGAAAGCACTGAAGGCCGTGTGAGGGTGGAGTCAAGGAAAGACCTGAGCTGCTTCGTCATAGAGAGtgcagagagggaggatgagggcAACTACACCATCTGCGTTACCAACCCTGCTGGAGAGGACAAGGCCATGCTGTTTGTGAAGATTGTGG ATGTGCCTGACCCCCCGGAGAATGTGAAATGCACAGGAGTGGGAGAGGAAACCGCCACCATCGTTTGGGATCCTCCCGCATTTGATGGCGGTGCAGCGCTCAAAG GTTATCTcatggagaggaagaagaaaggctCTAGCAGATGGACAAAGCTCAACTTTGATGTATACGAATCGACCACATACGAGGCTAAGAGGATGATTGAAGGTGTTCTGTACGAGATGAGGGTGTTTGCGATCAACAGCATCGGCATGTCTCAGCCAAGTATCAGCTCCAAACCCTTCATGCCCATTG CCCCAACTAGCGAGCCAACACGTCTGTCAGTGCATGACGTAACGGACAGCACGTGTACCCTGAAGTGGCTCGCCCCAGAGAGGATTGGAGCTGGGGGCCTGGACGGCTACGTCATTGAATACTGCAAGGAAGGAG ACACCGAGTGGGTGGTGGCAAACCAGGAACTTTGCGAGAGGCAAGGATTTGTGGTGCGTGGCCTCCCTGTGGGAGAGAAGATCAACTTCAGGGTGGTGGCAGTAAACATCGCTGGACGCAGTACTCCTGCTACGATGGCACAGCCCGTCACCATCCGTGAGATCATGG AATATCCTAAGATCCGCCTCCCACGTGAGCTGAGAACAAAGTACATCAGGAAAGTGGGAGAAAAGATCAACCTGGTCGTCCCCTTCCAG GGTAAGCCACGCCCTGTCGCAACTTGGTACAAGGATGGCCAACCCATTGACCCCAAGATGGTCAACGTTCGTAGCTCAAACGTAGACAGCATCCTCTTCATCcgctcagcagagagagaccacTCTGGGAAATATGAGCTGGTGCTACAGATTGAGAACATGGAGGACAGAGCCACTATTGACATCAGGATCATTG ACAAGCCTGGACCTCCTGTGAACGTGAGGGTGACAGAACTCTGGGGCTTCAATGCAGCACTGGAGTGGGAGCCCCCGAAGGATGATGGCAACTGTGAGATCAGTGGATATACCATCCAGAAGGCAGACATGAAGACGAAG GAATGGTTCACTGTTTATGAGCACAACAGACGACCAAACTGCACGGCTTCGGATCTGATCATGGGCAACGAATACATGTTCCGCGTCTACAGTGAAAACCTCTGCGGCCTGAGTGAGGAGCCGCGCTTCAGCAAGAACACGGCTGTCATTGCCAAGACAG GCCTGGAGTTAAAACGAAACCCCTACAAGGAGAAAGACGTGTCCTGTTCGCCCAAGTTTACTCAGCCTCTGGTTGACAGATCTGTGGTGGCCGGATACAGCACTGCCATCAGCTGTGCCGTCCGAGGCTTCCCCAGG ccTAAGATTGTCTGGATGAAGAACAAGATGATCATCGGTGAGGATCCTAAGTACCTGATGCAGAACAACCAGGGAGTGTTGACCCTAAACATTCGCAGGCCAAGCACCTTTGATGGAGGCAAATACTCCTGCATGGCTGTCAACGACCTGGGCAAGGACGAAGTGGAGTGCCAGCTGAGCGTCCGAG TTGCTGTCGACCCAGAGAAGAAGTGA
- the LOC115571277 gene encoding myosin-binding protein C, fast-type-like isoform X19, with protein MPEPVPAAKPEGEGTAVPQPEEDDELPADGAESEADGDGTNPAEEEPASTELTGLFVEKPPASVVAVAGGDVTFVARVDSTTLTRKPTMKWLKGKWLDLGSKAGKHMQFKETYDRNTKIYTYEMKIIKVVAGDAGGYRCEVSAKDKCDSSTFEVSVEAAHQEEHTDILSAFKRADAGEDEGDLDFSALLKATKKKKKPVKEEPPIDVWELLKSAHPSDYEKIAFEYGITDLRGMLKRLKKMKTVEPKHSEAFLKRLDSCYSVEKGKKIVLRCEVVDPDVQVKWLKNGQEIKPSAKYVMESAGNVRTLTINKASLADDAAYECVVGDDKCFTEVFVKEPPVTITKLMDDYHVVVGEKVEFEIEVSEEGAHVMWFFEDVELHKEKDSKFRFKKDGKKHTLIIHEATLDDIGMYHAWTNGGHTKGELEVEEKQLEVLQDIADLTVRATDQAMFKCEVSDDKVTGKWYKDGVEVLPSERIKMTHIGRFHRLIIDNVKPEDAGDYTFVPDGYALSLSAKLNFLEIKIDYVPRQDPPKIHLDTTGNMVSQNTIIVVAGNKLRLDVEISGEPAPTCVWSKGDQAVESTEGRVRVESRKDLSCFVIESAEREDEGNYTICVTNPAGEDKAMLFVKIVDVPDPPENVKCTGVGEETATIVWDPPAFDGGAALKGYLMERKKKGSSRWTKLNFDVYESTTYEAKRMIEGVLYEMRVFAINSIGMSQPSISSKPFMPIAPTSEPTRLSVHDVTDSTCTLKWLAPERIGAGGLDGYVIEYCKEGDTEWVVANQELCERQGFVVRGLPVGEKINFRVVAVNIAGRSTPATMAQPVTIREIMEYPKIRLPRELRTKYIRKVGEKINLVVPFQGKPRPVATWYKDGQPIDPKMVNVRSSNVDSILFIRSAERDHSGKYELVLQIENMEDRATIDIRIIDKPGPPVNVRVTELWGFNAALEWEPPKDDGNCEISGYTIQKADMKTKEWFTVYEHNRRPNCTASDLIMGNEYMFRVYSENLCGLSEEPRFSKNTAVIAKTGLELKRNPYKEKDVSCSPKFTQPLVDRSVVAGYSTAISCAVRGFPRPKIVWMKNKMIIGEDPKYLMQNNQGVLTLNIRRPSTFDGGKYSCMAVNDLGKDEVECQLSVRVAVDPEKK; from the exons AGCCGGCGTCGACTGAGCTCACTGGGCTCTTCGTGGAGAAGCCACCAGCAAGTGTGGTCGCGGTTGCAG GAGGGGATGTGACTTTCGTAGCCAGGGTGGACTCGACAACCCTGACGAGAAAACCCACCATGAAATGGCTGAAGGGCAAGTGGCTGGACCTTGGTAGCAAGGCTGGGAAACATATGCAGTTCAAGGAAACATATGACAGAAACACTAAG ATCTATACTTATGAGATGAAGATCATCAAAGTGGTCGCTGGAGATGCTGGGGGCTACAGGTGTGAGGTGTCGGCAAAAGACAAGTGTGACAGCTCCACCTTTGAGGTGTCTGTTGAGG ctgcacatcaggagGAGCACACAGATATTTTGTCTGCCTTCAAGAGGGC GGATGCTGGAGAGGACGAGGGAGATCTGGATTTCAGTGCTCTGCTGAAAGCCACTAAAAA GAAGAAGAAGCCTGTAAAAGAGGAACCACCAATCGACGTGTGGGAATTGCTTAAGAGTGCCCATCCGAGCGATTATGAGAAAATCGCCTTTGAGTATGGCATCACTGACCTGAGGGGCATGCTGAAACGtctgaaaaagatgaaaaccGTTGAGCCCAAGCATAGCGAGG CTTTCCTGAAGAGGCTCGATTCTTGCTACTCTGTGGAAAAAGGCAAGAAGATTGTCCTGAGGTGTGAGGTGGTTGACCCTGACGTCCAGGTCAAATGGTTGAAGAACGGCCAGGAGATCAAACCCTCAGCCAA GTATGTCATGGAGTCAGCGGGGAATGTCAGAACACTCACCATCAACAAGGCGTCCCTGGCAGATGATGCTGCATATGAGTGCGTGGTTGGCGATGACAAGTGTTTCACAGAGGTGTTTGTCAAAG AGCCCCCTGTGACCATCACCAAGCTGATGGATGACTATCACGTGGTTGTTGGAGAGAAAGTGGAGTTTGAGATTGAGGTGTCAGAGGAGGGCGCCCACGTCATGTG GTTCTTTGAGGATGTAGAGCTGCACAAAGAAAAGGATTCCAAGTTTCGCTTCAAGAAGGACGGAAAGAAGCACACACTCATCATCCACGAGGCTACGCTGGACGACATTGGAATGTATCATGCTTGGACAAATGGGGGTCATACCAAGGGAGAGCTGGAGGTGGAAG aaaaacaactgGAGGTGTTGCAGGACATTGCTGATCTGACAGTCAGGGCCACAGACCAGGCAATGTTCAAATGTGAGGTGTCTGATGACAAGGTCACAGGAAAATGGTACAAAGATGGAGTGGAGGTCTTGCCCAGCGAGCGCATCAAAATGACTCACATCGGAAG atttcaTCGGCTGATTATTGATAATGTAAAGCCAGAGGATGCTGGAGACTACACGTTTGTTCCTGACGGATACGCTCTGTCACTTTCTGCCAAACTTAACTTTTTGG AAATCAAGATTGACTATGTGCCCAGACAAG ATCCTCCAAAGATCCACCTGGACACCACTGGAAACATGGTCTCCCAAAACACCATCATTGTGGTGGCGGGCAACAAGCTCCGTCTGGATGTGGAGATCTCAGGAGAGCCAGCACCCACTTGTGTTTGGTCAAAAGGAGATCAG GCAGTTGAAAGCACTGAAGGCCGTGTGAGGGTGGAGTCAAGGAAAGACCTGAGCTGCTTCGTCATAGAGAGtgcagagagggaggatgagggcAACTACACCATCTGCGTTACCAACCCTGCTGGAGAGGACAAGGCCATGCTGTTTGTGAAGATTGTGG ATGTGCCTGACCCCCCGGAGAATGTGAAATGCACAGGAGTGGGAGAGGAAACCGCCACCATCGTTTGGGATCCTCCCGCATTTGATGGCGGTGCAGCGCTCAAAG GTTATCTcatggagaggaagaagaaaggctCTAGCAGATGGACAAAGCTCAACTTTGATGTATACGAATCGACCACATACGAGGCTAAGAGGATGATTGAAGGTGTTCTGTACGAGATGAGGGTGTTTGCGATCAACAGCATCGGCATGTCTCAGCCAAGTATCAGCTCCAAACCCTTCATGCCCATTG CCCCAACTAGCGAGCCAACACGTCTGTCAGTGCATGACGTAACGGACAGCACGTGTACCCTGAAGTGGCTCGCCCCAGAGAGGATTGGAGCTGGGGGCCTGGACGGCTACGTCATTGAATACTGCAAGGAAGGAG ACACCGAGTGGGTGGTGGCAAACCAGGAACTTTGCGAGAGGCAAGGATTTGTGGTGCGTGGCCTCCCTGTGGGAGAGAAGATCAACTTCAGGGTGGTGGCAGTAAACATCGCTGGACGCAGTACTCCTGCTACGATGGCACAGCCCGTCACCATCCGTGAGATCATGG AATATCCTAAGATCCGCCTCCCACGTGAGCTGAGAACAAAGTACATCAGGAAAGTGGGAGAAAAGATCAACCTGGTCGTCCCCTTCCAG GGTAAGCCACGCCCTGTCGCAACTTGGTACAAGGATGGCCAACCCATTGACCCCAAGATGGTCAACGTTCGTAGCTCAAACGTAGACAGCATCCTCTTCATCcgctcagcagagagagaccacTCTGGGAAATATGAGCTGGTGCTACAGATTGAGAACATGGAGGACAGAGCCACTATTGACATCAGGATCATTG ACAAGCCTGGACCTCCTGTGAACGTGAGGGTGACAGAACTCTGGGGCTTCAATGCAGCACTGGAGTGGGAGCCCCCGAAGGATGATGGCAACTGTGAGATCAGTGGATATACCATCCAGAAGGCAGACATGAAGACGAAG GAATGGTTCACTGTTTATGAGCACAACAGACGACCAAACTGCACGGCTTCGGATCTGATCATGGGCAACGAATACATGTTCCGCGTCTACAGTGAAAACCTCTGCGGCCTGAGTGAGGAGCCGCGCTTCAGCAAGAACACGGCTGTCATTGCCAAGACAG GCCTGGAGTTAAAACGAAACCCCTACAAGGAGAAAGACGTGTCCTGTTCGCCCAAGTTTACTCAGCCTCTGGTTGACAGATCTGTGGTGGCCGGATACAGCACTGCCATCAGCTGTGCCGTCCGAGGCTTCCCCAGG ccTAAGATTGTCTGGATGAAGAACAAGATGATCATCGGTGAGGATCCTAAGTACCTGATGCAGAACAACCAGGGAGTGTTGACCCTAAACATTCGCAGGCCAAGCACCTTTGATGGAGGCAAATACTCCTGCATGGCTGTCAACGACCTGGGCAAGGACGAAGTGGAGTGCCAGCTGAGCGTCCGAG TTGCTGTCGACCCAGAGAAGAAGTGA
- the LOC115571277 gene encoding myosin-binding protein C, fast-type-like isoform X32 encodes MPEPVPAAKPEGEGTDELPADGESEADGDEPASTELTGLFVEKPPASVVAVAGGDVTFVARVDSTTLTRKPTMKWLKGKWLDLGSKAGKHMQFKETYDRNTKIYTYEMKIIKVVAGDAGGYRCEVSAKDKCDSSTFEVSVEAAHQEEHTDILSAFKRADAGEDEGDLDFSALLKATKKKKKPVKEEPPIDVWELLKSAHPSDYEKIAFEYGITDLRGMLKRLKKMKTVEPKHSEAFLKRLDSCYSVEKGKKIVLRCEVVDPDVQVKWLKNGQEIKPSAKYVMESAGNVRTLTINKASLADDAAYECVVGDDKCFTEVFVKEPPVTITKLMDDYHVVVGEKVEFEIEVSEEGAHVMWFFEDVELHKEKDSKFRFKKDGKKHTLIIHEATLDDIGMYHAWTNGGHTKGELEVEEKQLEVLQDIADLTVRATDQAMFKCEVSDDKVTGKWYKDGVEVLPSERIKMTHIGRFHRLIIDNVKPEDAGDYTFVPDGYALSLSAKLNFLEIKIDYVPRQDPPKIHLDTTGNMVSQNTIIVVAGNKLRLDVEISGEPAPTCVWSKGDQAVESTEGRVRVESRKDLSCFVIESAEREDEGNYTICVTNPAGEDKAMLFVKIVDVPDPPENVKCTGVGEETATIVWDPPAFDGGAALKGYLMERKKKGSSRWTKLNFDVYESTTYEAKRMIEGVLYEMRVFAINSIGMSQPSISSKPFMPIAPTSEPTRLSVHDVTDSTCTLKWLAPERIGAGGLDGYVIEYCKEGDTEWVVANQELCERQGFVVRGLPVGEKINFRVVAVNIAGRSTPATMAQPVTIREIMEYPKIRLPRELRTKYIRKVGEKINLVVPFQGKPRPVATWYKDGQPIDPKMVNVRSSNVDSILFIRSAERDHSGKYELVLQIENMEDRATIDIRIIDKPGPPVNVRVTELWGFNAALEWEPPKDDGNCEISGYTIQKADMKTKEWFTVYEHNRRPNCTASDLIMGNEYMFRVYSENLCGLSEEPRFSKNTAVIAKTGLELKRNPYKEKDVSCSPKFTQPLVDRSVVAGYSTAISCAVRGFPRPKIVWMKNKMIIGEDPKYLMQNNQGVLTLNIRRPSTFDGGKYSCMAVNDLGKDEVECQLSVRVAVDPEKK; translated from the exons AGCCGGCGTCGACTGAGCTCACTGGGCTCTTCGTGGAGAAGCCACCAGCAAGTGTGGTCGCGGTTGCAG GAGGGGATGTGACTTTCGTAGCCAGGGTGGACTCGACAACCCTGACGAGAAAACCCACCATGAAATGGCTGAAGGGCAAGTGGCTGGACCTTGGTAGCAAGGCTGGGAAACATATGCAGTTCAAGGAAACATATGACAGAAACACTAAG ATCTATACTTATGAGATGAAGATCATCAAAGTGGTCGCTGGAGATGCTGGGGGCTACAGGTGTGAGGTGTCGGCAAAAGACAAGTGTGACAGCTCCACCTTTGAGGTGTCTGTTGAGG ctgcacatcaggagGAGCACACAGATATTTTGTCTGCCTTCAAGAGGGC GGATGCTGGAGAGGACGAGGGAGATCTGGATTTCAGTGCTCTGCTGAAAGCCACTAAAAA GAAGAAGAAGCCTGTAAAAGAGGAACCACCAATCGACGTGTGGGAATTGCTTAAGAGTGCCCATCCGAGCGATTATGAGAAAATCGCCTTTGAGTATGGCATCACTGACCTGAGGGGCATGCTGAAACGtctgaaaaagatgaaaaccGTTGAGCCCAAGCATAGCGAGG CTTTCCTGAAGAGGCTCGATTCTTGCTACTCTGTGGAAAAAGGCAAGAAGATTGTCCTGAGGTGTGAGGTGGTTGACCCTGACGTCCAGGTCAAATGGTTGAAGAACGGCCAGGAGATCAAACCCTCAGCCAA GTATGTCATGGAGTCAGCGGGGAATGTCAGAACACTCACCATCAACAAGGCGTCCCTGGCAGATGATGCTGCATATGAGTGCGTGGTTGGCGATGACAAGTGTTTCACAGAGGTGTTTGTCAAAG AGCCCCCTGTGACCATCACCAAGCTGATGGATGACTATCACGTGGTTGTTGGAGAGAAAGTGGAGTTTGAGATTGAGGTGTCAGAGGAGGGCGCCCACGTCATGTG GTTCTTTGAGGATGTAGAGCTGCACAAAGAAAAGGATTCCAAGTTTCGCTTCAAGAAGGACGGAAAGAAGCACACACTCATCATCCACGAGGCTACGCTGGACGACATTGGAATGTATCATGCTTGGACAAATGGGGGTCATACCAAGGGAGAGCTGGAGGTGGAAG aaaaacaactgGAGGTGTTGCAGGACATTGCTGATCTGACAGTCAGGGCCACAGACCAGGCAATGTTCAAATGTGAGGTGTCTGATGACAAGGTCACAGGAAAATGGTACAAAGATGGAGTGGAGGTCTTGCCCAGCGAGCGCATCAAAATGACTCACATCGGAAG atttcaTCGGCTGATTATTGATAATGTAAAGCCAGAGGATGCTGGAGACTACACGTTTGTTCCTGACGGATACGCTCTGTCACTTTCTGCCAAACTTAACTTTTTGG AAATCAAGATTGACTATGTGCCCAGACAAG ATCCTCCAAAGATCCACCTGGACACCACTGGAAACATGGTCTCCCAAAACACCATCATTGTGGTGGCGGGCAACAAGCTCCGTCTGGATGTGGAGATCTCAGGAGAGCCAGCACCCACTTGTGTTTGGTCAAAAGGAGATCAG GCAGTTGAAAGCACTGAAGGCCGTGTGAGGGTGGAGTCAAGGAAAGACCTGAGCTGCTTCGTCATAGAGAGtgcagagagggaggatgagggcAACTACACCATCTGCGTTACCAACCCTGCTGGAGAGGACAAGGCCATGCTGTTTGTGAAGATTGTGG ATGTGCCTGACCCCCCGGAGAATGTGAAATGCACAGGAGTGGGAGAGGAAACCGCCACCATCGTTTGGGATCCTCCCGCATTTGATGGCGGTGCAGCGCTCAAAG GTTATCTcatggagaggaagaagaaaggctCTAGCAGATGGACAAAGCTCAACTTTGATGTATACGAATCGACCACATACGAGGCTAAGAGGATGATTGAAGGTGTTCTGTACGAGATGAGGGTGTTTGCGATCAACAGCATCGGCATGTCTCAGCCAAGTATCAGCTCCAAACCCTTCATGCCCATTG CCCCAACTAGCGAGCCAACACGTCTGTCAGTGCATGACGTAACGGACAGCACGTGTACCCTGAAGTGGCTCGCCCCAGAGAGGATTGGAGCTGGGGGCCTGGACGGCTACGTCATTGAATACTGCAAGGAAGGAG ACACCGAGTGGGTGGTGGCAAACCAGGAACTTTGCGAGAGGCAAGGATTTGTGGTGCGTGGCCTCCCTGTGGGAGAGAAGATCAACTTCAGGGTGGTGGCAGTAAACATCGCTGGACGCAGTACTCCTGCTACGATGGCACAGCCCGTCACCATCCGTGAGATCATGG AATATCCTAAGATCCGCCTCCCACGTGAGCTGAGAACAAAGTACATCAGGAAAGTGGGAGAAAAGATCAACCTGGTCGTCCCCTTCCAG GGTAAGCCACGCCCTGTCGCAACTTGGTACAAGGATGGCCAACCCATTGACCCCAAGATGGTCAACGTTCGTAGCTCAAACGTAGACAGCATCCTCTTCATCcgctcagcagagagagaccacTCTGGGAAATATGAGCTGGTGCTACAGATTGAGAACATGGAGGACAGAGCCACTATTGACATCAGGATCATTG ACAAGCCTGGACCTCCTGTGAACGTGAGGGTGACAGAACTCTGGGGCTTCAATGCAGCACTGGAGTGGGAGCCCCCGAAGGATGATGGCAACTGTGAGATCAGTGGATATACCATCCAGAAGGCAGACATGAAGACGAAG GAATGGTTCACTGTTTATGAGCACAACAGACGACCAAACTGCACGGCTTCGGATCTGATCATGGGCAACGAATACATGTTCCGCGTCTACAGTGAAAACCTCTGCGGCCTGAGTGAGGAGCCGCGCTTCAGCAAGAACACGGCTGTCATTGCCAAGACAG GCCTGGAGTTAAAACGAAACCCCTACAAGGAGAAAGACGTGTCCTGTTCGCCCAAGTTTACTCAGCCTCTGGTTGACAGATCTGTGGTGGCCGGATACAGCACTGCCATCAGCTGTGCCGTCCGAGGCTTCCCCAGG ccTAAGATTGTCTGGATGAAGAACAAGATGATCATCGGTGAGGATCCTAAGTACCTGATGCAGAACAACCAGGGAGTGTTGACCCTAAACATTCGCAGGCCAAGCACCTTTGATGGAGGCAAATACTCCTGCATGGCTGTCAACGACCTGGGCAAGGACGAAGTGGAGTGCCAGCTGAGCGTCCGAG TTGCTGTCGACCCAGAGAAGAAGTGA